The genomic segment CAGATTTCAGCTTTTCTATTTCCGTTATATTCATTCCTGATGCCTGGGAAATCTGTTCTTCAGTCAGTATTTTCATTTTAAGTAAATTAATGGCGGTTTCTTTTTGATTTTCTTTTCTTCCTTCCTCCTTTCCTTCCTTCTTTCCTTCTTTTCTTCCTTCCTTTCTTCCAAGATTCCTGGCTTCCTCCAAAAACATAGCCTCATCCTTCAAAGCCTTTTCTCTTCTTTCCGCCAGGTCTCTTGCTTTTTCATCTGCGCTCAGGAATTGAAGCGCGTCATATGCTTTTTTTATCATTGGGTTACTATAATGTGCTTCCATGGTATTTTCTCCTTCCTCGTGGGCATGGTTAAAAAAATACAGCCATTCCTGCATTTTATCCCTGTGTTTCATGCTGCGTTCAATTCCCGGGAGTTCAAATATATGCAGGGAAATGTCATCTGTCAGGCTCAAATTTGGATAACGGGTATCTCTCAGAAAAAAATGATAATGAAAATCAGGATTATCAGGAAACTGTTCATAATCAAGAAAATGAATGCCGATTACAGGGCAGAGGGCTGCATAGTTTTCCCCTTTGTTTAATTGATCCCCGTACATCCTGCAAAGATAATACAGGGTTCGTTTTGGATAATTTTCATACTGCCGAACCTGGATTTCAATATCATATTCTTTTCCCTCCTGGTCAACAGCGCGGACATCAAGAATGATGAATTTTTTCTCTATTTCATCAGGCAGAATTTCAGGGTTTTTTACGGTTACTGAGACAATGCCGGATTCTTCGGGCAGTCTTAGTACGCTGTTTATAAGGTCAATCA from the Desulfonema limicola genome contains:
- a CDS encoding Rpn family recombination-promoting nuclease/putative transposase, which produces MPKLLSLKNDFVFKKIFSQDQEILIDLINSVLRLPEESGIVSVTVKNPEILPDEIEKKFIILDVRAVDQEGKEYDIEIQVRQYENYPKRTLYYLCRMYGDQLNKGENYAALCPVIGIHFLDYEQFPDNPDFHYHFFLRDTRYPNLSLTDDISLHIFELPGIERSMKHRDKMQEWLYFFNHAHEEGENTMEAHYSNPMIKKAYDALQFLSADEKARDLAERREKALKDEAMFLEEARNLGRKEGRKEGKKEGKEEGRKENQKETAINLLKMKILTEEQISQASGMNITEIEKLKSELEV